One Halichondria panicea chromosome 3, odHalPani1.1, whole genome shotgun sequence genomic region harbors:
- the LOC135333886 gene encoding uncharacterized protein LOC135333886 isoform X2, with translation MKAAIGGYTDCVRELLSSGAVVDLANKDGDTPLMEAAYMGRENTVKELLSSGASPLCTNNRGETALMKAKESPHSNPSVIKLLEEATESHSRPQSVQVLPKNWTVATDTETKKPVYQNKAAGETLSTPPGYPLHQTSAHPDVTFYGMPQEKEFTSSGGHADFDNGVQMTVPANAVPAGTSVSIKVQPSLASNDVFVMPEGIQSASPSYLISGEGLNGEVTLSMEHHVRVSTQQEADNLLFLQADSSPKRSGSKRVYEYQEVQKGGSKPEFTPGGNTGRLTRRLSKKKFFKVGARIKKWFRGSSQLAASQSDDPPEPESPPNLYTVRVYRSPPHTTGDRMALVIVSYFHRLFLDFLQRFEVVVIPREYPHLSSSPADKTIKQPLCFVQVDAVLELVCDPAWRSVPDQRMISQDEVDLPVIGKFSPEELQCYPPRIVCRFFPEQGAASCTTCTLSLHGFDKPVSMDMALLTPQRSVDTKQLKEATEVLRRTVGEMTTSQLGSTVETVLSLMEKMTTALQSSSLSELTGHTDSIRTEIGAVLVVTRRVVEECTVQSISENMGASLSKMKTLSHQLCQVTKVKLRYCLDQSDETAALVDLVENGANLLRTVDCLLRDIHTLSGVSGLAERIDIEHPLLNNEIETTEFVYLAAHFDNVRMYSLALGLTPAQQADVRQIKVLEDTQTAMMQCLSLWQSRNPAAATYRTLIKVLQNMRRDKIASKVFKHCLEKEQ, from the exons ATGAAGGCAGCCATTGGAGGTTACACTGACTGTGtaagagagctgctctcctcaggagccgtggtggacctggctaacaag GATGGGGACACTCCACTCATGGAGGCAGCCTACATGGGACGGGAAAATACTGTGAAGGAGCTTCTCTCATCAGGGGCTTCCCCTCTCTGCACTAATAAT CGTGGAGAGACTGCTCTGATGAAAGCCAAGGAATCACCTCACTCAAACCCTTCAGTAATCAAGCTCCTTGAGGAAGCTACTGAATCTCAT tcaCGTCCGCAGTCTGTGCAGGTCCTACCTAAGAACTGGACTGTTGCTACTGACACAGAAAC gaagaagccagtcTACCAGAACAAGGCAGCAGGGGAAACCCTCTCCACACCACCTGGAT ATCCCCTGCACCAAACCTCCGCACACCCTGATGTCACTTTCTACGGCATGCCTCAAGAGAAGGAGTTCACCTCCAGTGGTGGCCATGCTGACTTTGACAATGGAGTGCAAATGACTGTTCCAGCTAATGCTGTCCCAGCAGGGACCTCTGTGAGCATTAAAGTCCAACCCAGCCTTGCTTCAAATGACGTGTTTGTGATGCCTGAGGGCATTCAGTCTGCCAGTCCGTCCTACTTGATCTCTGGTGAAGGTCTAAACGGAGAGGTGACCCTGAGCATGGAGCATCATGTACGAGTGTCCACCCAACAAGAAGCTGATAACCTCCTCTTTCTCCAAGCTGACTCGTCTCCCAAGAGATCTGGATCAAAAAGAGTATACGAGTACCAGGAGGTACAAAAGGGAGGGTCGAAGCCAGAGTTCACTCCTGGAGGGAACACTGGGAGACTGACCAGACGTTTGTCAAAGAAGAAGTTCTTCAAAGTTGGGGCTCGAATAAAGAAATGGTTTAGAG GTTCATCCCAACTTGCTGCCAGCCAGTCTGATGACCCCCCAGAGCCTGAGAGTCCACCTAACCTCTACACTGTCAGAGTCTACCggtctcctccacacacaactgGGGACAGAATGGCTCTTGTCATTGTCAGCTACTTCCACCGTCTGTTTCTCGAT TTCTTGCAGAGGTTTGAGGTTGTCGTCATTCCCCGAGAGTATCCACACTTGTCAAGTAGCCCTGCTGATAAGACAATCAAACAACCTCTTTGCTTTGTCCAAGTTGATGCAGTACTGGAGCTAGTCTGTGACCCAGCCTGGAGGAGTGTGCCTGACCAGAGAATG ATTTCCCAAGATGAAGTAGACTTGCCAGTGATTGGTAAGTTCTCACCAGAGGAGCTTCAGTGCTACCCACCCAGGATAGTGTGTCGGTTCTTCCCTGAGCAAGGAGCTGCCTCCTGCACCACATGCACTCTCTCACTGCATGGCTTTGACAAGCCAGTCAGTATGGACATGGCACTGCTCACTCCTCAGAGATCAGTGGACACTAAACAACTCAAG GAAGCCACTGAAGTACTGAGGAGAACAGTTGGTGAGATGACCACCTCACAGCTTGGCTCTACTGTGGAGACTGTACTGTCACTAATGGAGAAAATGACAACTGCACTTCA GTCATCTTCTCTGAGTGAGCTGACAGGCCACACTGACTCCATACGGACAGAGATAGGGGCTGTCCTTGTAGTGACCAGGAGGGTTGTCGAGGAGTGCACAGTACAGAGTATCAGTGAGAACATGGGAGCCAGTCTCTCTAAGATGAAGACTTTATCTCACCAGCTTTGTCAAGTGACCAAGGTCAAACTCCGATACTGTCTAG ACCAGTCAGATGAAACAGCTGCTCTTGTTGACCTGGTGGAGAATGGAGCTAATCTGTTGAGAACTGTGGACTGTCTACTCAGGGACATCCATACACTCAGTGGAGTCAGTG GCCTGGCAGAGAGGATAGACATTGAACACCCTCTACTCAACAACGAGATTGAGACAACAGAGTTCGTTTATTTGGCGGCTCATTTTGACAACGTGAGAATGTACTCTCTAGCGTTGGGACTCACTCCTGCTCAGCAAGCTGATGTGAGGCAGATTAAAGTTTTAGAAGACACACAAACGGCCATGATGCAATGCTTGTCCCTGTGGCAAAGTAGAAACCCAGCTGCTGCAACATATAGAACTCTTATTAAAGTACTCCAAAATATGAGAAGAGACAAAATTGCTAGTAAAGTTTTTAAACATTGCCTAGAGAAGGAACAATAA
- the LOC135333886 gene encoding uncharacterized protein LOC135333886 isoform X1 gives MKAAIGGYTDCVRELLSSGAVVDLANKDGDTPLMEAAYMGRENTVKELLSSGASPLCTNNRGETALMKAKESPHSNPSVIKLLEEATESHSRPQSVQVLPKNWTVATDTETKKPVYQNKAAGETLSTPPGCKCVLVLYPAHGSVCFTSCVDPLHQTSAHPDVTFYGMPQEKEFTSSGGHADFDNGVQMTVPANAVPAGTSVSIKVQPSLASNDVFVMPEGIQSASPSYLISGEGLNGEVTLSMEHHVRVSTQQEADNLLFLQADSSPKRSGSKRVYEYQEVQKGGSKPEFTPGGNTGRLTRRLSKKKFFKVGARIKKWFRGSSQLAASQSDDPPEPESPPNLYTVRVYRSPPHTTGDRMALVIVSYFHRLFLDFLQRFEVVVIPREYPHLSSSPADKTIKQPLCFVQVDAVLELVCDPAWRSVPDQRMISQDEVDLPVIGKFSPEELQCYPPRIVCRFFPEQGAASCTTCTLSLHGFDKPVSMDMALLTPQRSVDTKQLKEATEVLRRTVGEMTTSQLGSTVETVLSLMEKMTTALQSSSLSELTGHTDSIRTEIGAVLVVTRRVVEECTVQSISENMGASLSKMKTLSHQLCQVTKVKLRYCLDQSDETAALVDLVENGANLLRTVDCLLRDIHTLSGVSGLAERIDIEHPLLNNEIETTEFVYLAAHFDNVRMYSLALGLTPAQQADVRQIKVLEDTQTAMMQCLSLWQSRNPAAATYRTLIKVLQNMRRDKIASKVFKHCLEKEQ, from the exons ATGAAGGCAGCCATTGGAGGTTACACTGACTGTGtaagagagctgctctcctcaggagccgtggtggacctggctaacaag GATGGGGACACTCCACTCATGGAGGCAGCCTACATGGGACGGGAAAATACTGTGAAGGAGCTTCTCTCATCAGGGGCTTCCCCTCTCTGCACTAATAAT CGTGGAGAGACTGCTCTGATGAAAGCCAAGGAATCACCTCACTCAAACCCTTCAGTAATCAAGCTCCTTGAGGAAGCTACTGAATCTCAT tcaCGTCCGCAGTCTGTGCAGGTCCTACCTAAGAACTGGACTGTTGCTACTGACACAGAAAC gaagaagccagtcTACCAGAACAAGGCAGCAGGGGAAACCCTCTCCACACCACCTGGATGtaagtgtgtgcttgtgctgtATCCAGCACATGGTTCTGTGTGTTTTACCTCCTGTGTAGATCCCCTGCACCAAACCTCCGCACACCCTGATGTCACTTTCTACGGCATGCCTCAAGAGAAGGAGTTCACCTCCAGTGGTGGCCATGCTGACTTTGACAATGGAGTGCAAATGACTGTTCCAGCTAATGCTGTCCCAGCAGGGACCTCTGTGAGCATTAAAGTCCAACCCAGCCTTGCTTCAAATGACGTGTTTGTGATGCCTGAGGGCATTCAGTCTGCCAGTCCGTCCTACTTGATCTCTGGTGAAGGTCTAAACGGAGAGGTGACCCTGAGCATGGAGCATCATGTACGAGTGTCCACCCAACAAGAAGCTGATAACCTCCTCTTTCTCCAAGCTGACTCGTCTCCCAAGAGATCTGGATCAAAAAGAGTATACGAGTACCAGGAGGTACAAAAGGGAGGGTCGAAGCCAGAGTTCACTCCTGGAGGGAACACTGGGAGACTGACCAGACGTTTGTCAAAGAAGAAGTTCTTCAAAGTTGGGGCTCGAATAAAGAAATGGTTTAGAG GTTCATCCCAACTTGCTGCCAGCCAGTCTGATGACCCCCCAGAGCCTGAGAGTCCACCTAACCTCTACACTGTCAGAGTCTACCggtctcctccacacacaactgGGGACAGAATGGCTCTTGTCATTGTCAGCTACTTCCACCGTCTGTTTCTCGAT TTCTTGCAGAGGTTTGAGGTTGTCGTCATTCCCCGAGAGTATCCACACTTGTCAAGTAGCCCTGCTGATAAGACAATCAAACAACCTCTTTGCTTTGTCCAAGTTGATGCAGTACTGGAGCTAGTCTGTGACCCAGCCTGGAGGAGTGTGCCTGACCAGAGAATG ATTTCCCAAGATGAAGTAGACTTGCCAGTGATTGGTAAGTTCTCACCAGAGGAGCTTCAGTGCTACCCACCCAGGATAGTGTGTCGGTTCTTCCCTGAGCAAGGAGCTGCCTCCTGCACCACATGCACTCTCTCACTGCATGGCTTTGACAAGCCAGTCAGTATGGACATGGCACTGCTCACTCCTCAGAGATCAGTGGACACTAAACAACTCAAG GAAGCCACTGAAGTACTGAGGAGAACAGTTGGTGAGATGACCACCTCACAGCTTGGCTCTACTGTGGAGACTGTACTGTCACTAATGGAGAAAATGACAACTGCACTTCA GTCATCTTCTCTGAGTGAGCTGACAGGCCACACTGACTCCATACGGACAGAGATAGGGGCTGTCCTTGTAGTGACCAGGAGGGTTGTCGAGGAGTGCACAGTACAGAGTATCAGTGAGAACATGGGAGCCAGTCTCTCTAAGATGAAGACTTTATCTCACCAGCTTTGTCAAGTGACCAAGGTCAAACTCCGATACTGTCTAG ACCAGTCAGATGAAACAGCTGCTCTTGTTGACCTGGTGGAGAATGGAGCTAATCTGTTGAGAACTGTGGACTGTCTACTCAGGGACATCCATACACTCAGTGGAGTCAGTG GCCTGGCAGAGAGGATAGACATTGAACACCCTCTACTCAACAACGAGATTGAGACAACAGAGTTCGTTTATTTGGCGGCTCATTTTGACAACGTGAGAATGTACTCTCTAGCGTTGGGACTCACTCCTGCTCAGCAAGCTGATGTGAGGCAGATTAAAGTTTTAGAAGACACACAAACGGCCATGATGCAATGCTTGTCCCTGTGGCAAAGTAGAAACCCAGCTGCTGCAACATATAGAACTCTTATTAAAGTACTCCAAAATATGAGAAGAGACAAAATTGCTAGTAAAGTTTTTAAACATTGCCTAGAGAAGGAACAATAA